A single Euwallacea similis isolate ESF13 chromosome 1, ESF131.1, whole genome shotgun sequence DNA region contains:
- the LOC136410422 gene encoding odorant receptor 30a-like, which yields MSSESIYKISKIFMIIAGIWKLTLSSNLNIQNMYSVYSVGVQLIFVINILLMIFRIGQMLQDHILEDLYINITLIILVIEITYKVLIYIKNKIPYMFVDIVRKEKAILCSQDKEIMESFLKDIRYFRLASFCQCFCVGSGIVWFISVNVYKKYWVGLLPNEHFMYEIWFPFDEAKHDLFVTSYNIIIAGFGFCFNSASAAPLQSLMVFAASQLKILQIKLRRCINCSKGEVNQNVLEECIVEHQFLIEFVDTLNKAIRGILLLDYIMESINGAGGLLQLLSVKKAVEIPYCCLFIANVMINMSFTAWSANGIVEQSVNIGHVIYESNWMDQSEPVKKILLIMIMRAQKPLTINIGPFMHMDAPATVAAFKAMYSYATFMRQFRAKPS from the exons ATGTCAAGTGAAAGCAtctacaaaatatcgaaaatatttatgataatTGCAGGGATATGGAAACTAACTCTTTCCTCAAACTTGAATATTCAAAACATGTATTCAGTATACTCAGTGGGAGTACAACTAATCTTTGTCATAAACATCCTATTAATGATATTCCGAATAGGACAAATGCTGCAAGATCACATCTTGGAAGACCTTTACATCAACATTACTCTTATAATCCTAGTCATTGAAATTACATACAAAGTGCtgatttacattaaaaacaaaattccctATATGTTTGTGGACATTGTCCGCAAAGAAAAAGCCATCTTGTGTAGTCAGGACAAGGAAATTATGGAATCTTTTTTGAAGGATATCAGGTACTTCAGACTCGCGAGCTTTTGCCAATGCTTCTGCGTCGGATCTGGTATTGTTTGGTTTATAAGCGTAAACGTCTACAAGAAATACTGGGTAGGACTGTTACCGAACGAGCATTTCATGTACGAAATTTGGTTCCCATTTGATGAGGCCAAACACGATCTCTTTGTTACATCCTACAATATAATAATAGCAGGTTTCGgtttttgctttaattctgCTTCAGCAGCTCCCTTGCAAAGTTTAATGGTTTTTGCAGCATCACAATTGAAGATATTACAGATTAAACTGAGGAGATGTATTAATTGCTCAAAGGGAGAAGTCAATCAAAATGTCTTAGAGGAGTGTATTGTTGAACATCAGTTTTTAATTGA GTTTGTTGATACTTTGAATAAAGCGATACGAGGCATATTGTTGCTGGATTACATTATGGAGTCAATTAATGGAGCTGGGGGGCTTTTACAACTCTTATCA gtaaaaaaagCTGTCGAAATTCCATACTGTTGCCTATTTATCGCTAATGTAATGATTAATATGTCTTTTACAGCATGGAGTGCAAACGGGATAGTCGAACAG agtGTGAATATAGGCCACGTCATTTATGAGAGCAACTGGATGGATCAGAGCGAGCCAGTAAAGAAAATACTGCTGATAATGATAATGAGGGCGCAGAAACCTTTGACCATTAACATTGGACCTTTCATGCATATGGATGCTCCAGCTACAGTGGCG GCTTTCAAAGCAATGTATAGTTACGCAACTTTCATGAGACAGTTCAGAGCAAAACCGAGTTAA